In the Telopea speciosissima isolate NSW1024214 ecotype Mountain lineage chromosome 2, Tspe_v1, whole genome shotgun sequence genome, one interval contains:
- the LOC122651405 gene encoding SH3 domain-containing protein 3 isoform X2: MYALRKQASKLKEQVAKQQQAVIKQFSGTGYESSDVMVIDEVELQRHQQLEKLYRSTRAGKDFQKDLVRAAEALNVIGSKKIEIGTKLAEDCSKYGREHINDDEILAKAASLYGDGLNHVQKEQEDLTNQLSSQILEPLSAMITGAPLEDARHLAQRYSKMRQEAETQATEVSRRQARAREAPSTENSAKLHAAESKMHELKANMAVLGKEAAAALAAVEAQQQRLTFQRLVAMVEGEKTYHQRVAAIFSEVEAEMVSEKQRKESAPPSIPFTGRPEKTMYFLAEAMHAFNAESEKELSLAVGDYVVVRKVTPSGWSEGECRGKAGWFPSAYVEKRQGLPTNKVDAEVF; this comes from the exons GCTGTAATAAAGCAATTCAGTGGGACTGGTTATGAAAGTTCTGATGTAATGGTTATAGATGAGGTTGAGTTGCAGAGGCATCAACAACTAGAGAAACTGTACAGGTCTACTCGTGCAGGCAAG GATTTTCAAAAGGACCTCGTGCGGGCAGCTGAAGCATTGAATGTAATAGGAAGCAAGAAAATTGAAATAG GGACCAAACTAGCTGAGGATTGTAGCAAATATGGAAGAGAACACATCAATGATGATGAGATTCTAGCCAAGGCTGCTTCTCTATATGGTGATGGTCTCAATCATGTGCAGAAGGAGCAAGAAGATTTGACTAATCAGCTCTCTTCCCAG ATTTTAGAACCCTTGAGCGCAATGATCACTGGTGCTCCATTGGAAGATGCTCGTCATCTTGCTCAGCGTTATAGTAAAATGAGGCAGGAGGCAGAGACACAG GCAACAGAAGTCTCCAGAAGGCAAGCACGAGCAAGGGAAGCTCCCAGTACTGAAAACTCTGCAAAGCTGCATGCTGCAGAATCTAAAATGCATGAACTTAAAGCAAACATGGCAGTTCTGGGTAAAGAAGCTGCTGCTGCATTGGCTGCTGTTGAAGCTCAACAGCAAAGACTAACTTTCCAGAGACTTGTAGCAATG GTTGAGGGAGAAAAGACATATCATCAGAGAGTAGCTGCGATATTCAGTGAAGTTGAAGCCGAG ATGGTCTCggagaaacaaaggaaagagtCTGCTCCTCCTTCAATTCCATTCACTGGACGCCCAGAGAAGACAATGTATTTCTTGGCTGAA GCAATGCATGCATTTAATGCTGAATCAGAAAAGGAGCTGAGCTTGGCTGTTGGTGACTATGTCGTAGTTCGGAAg GTGACTCCATCGGGATGGTCAGAAGGGGAGTGCAGAGGTAAAGCAGGATGGTTTCCATCAGCATATGTTGAGAAACGCCAAGGGCTTCCCACAAACAAGGTGGATGCTGAAGTTTTTTAA
- the LOC122651405 gene encoding SH3 domain-containing protein 3 isoform X1, producing the protein MYALRKQASKLKEQVAKQQQLQAVIKQFSGTGYESSDVMVIDEVELQRHQQLEKLYRSTRAGKDFQKDLVRAAEALNVIGSKKIEIGTKLAEDCSKYGREHINDDEILAKAASLYGDGLNHVQKEQEDLTNQLSSQILEPLSAMITGAPLEDARHLAQRYSKMRQEAETQATEVSRRQARAREAPSTENSAKLHAAESKMHELKANMAVLGKEAAAALAAVEAQQQRLTFQRLVAMVEGEKTYHQRVAAIFSEVEAEMVSEKQRKESAPPSIPFTGRPEKTMYFLAEAMHAFNAESEKELSLAVGDYVVVRKVTPSGWSEGECRGKAGWFPSAYVEKRQGLPTNKVDAEVF; encoded by the exons GCTGTAATAAAGCAATTCAGTGGGACTGGTTATGAAAGTTCTGATGTAATGGTTATAGATGAGGTTGAGTTGCAGAGGCATCAACAACTAGAGAAACTGTACAGGTCTACTCGTGCAGGCAAG GATTTTCAAAAGGACCTCGTGCGGGCAGCTGAAGCATTGAATGTAATAGGAAGCAAGAAAATTGAAATAG GGACCAAACTAGCTGAGGATTGTAGCAAATATGGAAGAGAACACATCAATGATGATGAGATTCTAGCCAAGGCTGCTTCTCTATATGGTGATGGTCTCAATCATGTGCAGAAGGAGCAAGAAGATTTGACTAATCAGCTCTCTTCCCAG ATTTTAGAACCCTTGAGCGCAATGATCACTGGTGCTCCATTGGAAGATGCTCGTCATCTTGCTCAGCGTTATAGTAAAATGAGGCAGGAGGCAGAGACACAG GCAACAGAAGTCTCCAGAAGGCAAGCACGAGCAAGGGAAGCTCCCAGTACTGAAAACTCTGCAAAGCTGCATGCTGCAGAATCTAAAATGCATGAACTTAAAGCAAACATGGCAGTTCTGGGTAAAGAAGCTGCTGCTGCATTGGCTGCTGTTGAAGCTCAACAGCAAAGACTAACTTTCCAGAGACTTGTAGCAATG GTTGAGGGAGAAAAGACATATCATCAGAGAGTAGCTGCGATATTCAGTGAAGTTGAAGCCGAG ATGGTCTCggagaaacaaaggaaagagtCTGCTCCTCCTTCAATTCCATTCACTGGACGCCCAGAGAAGACAATGTATTTCTTGGCTGAA GCAATGCATGCATTTAATGCTGAATCAGAAAAGGAGCTGAGCTTGGCTGTTGGTGACTATGTCGTAGTTCGGAAg GTGACTCCATCGGGATGGTCAGAAGGGGAGTGCAGAGGTAAAGCAGGATGGTTTCCATCAGCATATGTTGAGAAACGCCAAGGGCTTCCCACAAACAAGGTGGATGCTGAAGTTTTTTAA
- the LOC122651404 gene encoding ABC transporter B family member 9-like, with translation MRDMKETSEQTNPPHHENGAKQSKKGVEQQKVSFYKLFSFADRFDMALMSVGTIAAIGSGLATPFMTLIFGQLIDAYGSSDSSHIMKAVSKVVVKFVYLAVGIGVAGYLQVSCWMVTGERQANRIRSLYLKTILRQDITFFDTETTTGEVIGRMSGDTIRIQEAMGEKVGKSIQLVSTFFGAFAIAFARGWHLAVVMLAFIPLFVIIGGIMAMLISKMSSRVQTAYAEAGMVVDQTIGAIRMVASFTGESQAINKYNEALQSAYASVVQQGFISGLGIGSVHGLNFSCYGLAIWYGSKMIIEKGYNGGQVMNVIIALMNAGMSLSQASPCLDAFAAGQAAAYKMFQAINRQPLIDIYDTSGVTLDDFKGEVELKDVYFKYPSRPDVQILSDFSLHVPSGSTAALVGKSGSGKSTVISLVERFYDPEAGDVLIDGVNLKKLQLKWIREKIGLVGQEPILFTTTIKENIAYGKENPTEEEIRTAIELANAAKFIDRLPQGLDTMVGERGTQLSGGQKQRIAIARAILKNPKILLLDEATSALDAKSELVVQEALVRIMSNRTTIAVAHRLTTVRNADIIAVVHKGKVVEQGTHSELITDSNGAYSQLVHMQEGTHQAEEGSSLDPCNVDQNSIVEGTLNKSGSHRSPARSTSRDSSNGSSRHTTSPSFSVPHSVTLADTEIERDDHSKLGEDERIHEKVSIKRLAYMNKPEVPVMLLASIAAAIHGLAFPIFGLLMSTAIKIFYEPPNELRKDSRFWALMFVSLGCITMVAIPAQHYLFGVVGGKLILRIRSMSFERVAHQEISWFDIPAHSSGAIGARLSVDASNVRGLVGDTLALIVQNIASLVAGLGIALSANWLLATIILVLFPMLGLQGYAQTKVLRGFSGDAKVMYEEASQVANDAVGGIRTVASFCAEEKVIDLYRKKCEAPMKQGVRIGIVSGAGFGFSFFALYCTNALCFYVGALLIEHGKATFQEVFKVFFAFTVAAYGISQTSAMAPDTNKAKDSAASIFDILDRKPKIDSSTDEGRTLPSIRGDIEFKHVSFKYPTRPDVQIFRDFCLSIPSGKTVALVGESGSGKSTVISLLERFYDPDAGQLLLDGVEIQRFRLSWLRQQMGLVSQEPILFNETIRDNIAYGKHGGASEDEIIAAAKVANAHNFISGLSQGYDTSTGERGVQLSGGQKQRIAIARAILKDPRILLLDEATSALDTESERIVQEALDKVTVNRTTVVVAHRLSTIKGADIIAVVKNGVIAEKGTHETLMKITDGAYASLIALHMRSK, from the exons ATGAGGGATATGAAGGAAACTTCAGAGCAAACAAATCCACCACATCATGAGAATGGAGCAAAACAATCAAAAAAAGGAGTTGAGCAACAGAAGGTTTCATTCTACAAGCTCTTCTCCTTTGCTGATAGGTTTGACATGGCACTGATGAGCGTCGGCACGATTGCTGCAATCGGAAGTGGGCTGGCAACACCGTTCATGACTCTAATCTTTGGTCAGCTCATTGATGCTTACGGTTCATCTGATAGTTCACACATTATGAAAGCTGTTTCAAAG GTGGTCGTCAAGTTCGTGTACTTGGCTGTCGGAATAGGAGTCGCCGGATATCTTC AGGTGTCATGCTGGATGGTGACTGGAGAGAGACAGGCCAACCGAATTCGATCTTTGTATCTGAAAACTATTCTTCGACAAGACATCACATTCTTTGATACCGAAACAACCACCGGAGAAGTCATTGGGAGAATGTCCGGTGACACTATTCGCATTCAAGAGGCCATGGGAGAAAAG GTTGGAAAGTCCATACAACTGGTGTCCACTTTTTTTGGTGCATTCGCAATAGCATTTGCAAGAGGTTGGCATCTTGCAGTGGTAATGCTAGCTTTTATTCCTCTGTTTGTGATCATTGGCGGTATCATGGCAATGCTCATTTCAAAAATGTCAAGCCGTGTACAAACTGCATATGCCGAGGCTGGAATGGTTGTAGATCAAACAATTGGAGCCATTAGAATG GTCGCATCCTTCACTGGGGAGAGTCAAGCCATTAACAAATATAATGAAGCACTACAAAGTGCATATGCATCTGTTGTTCAACAGGGATTCATCTCTGGCCTGGGAATCGGTTCAGTGCATGGATTAAACTTCAGCTGTTATGGACTGGCCATATGGTATGGTTCCAAAATGATCATCGAGAAAGGATATAATGGCGGACAAGTAATGAACGTCATAATTGCACTAATGAATGCAGGAAT GTCCTTGAGTCAGGCATCTCCGTGCTTGGATGCCTTTGCTGCAGGGCAGGCTGCAGCATATAAGATGTTTCAGGCAATCAATCGGCAACCACTGATTGATATATACGACACTAGTGGGGTCACATTGGATGACTTCAAGGGAGAAGTGGAACTAAAAGATGTATACTTCAAATACCCATCAAGACCCGACGTTCAAATACTTTCCGACTTCTCATTGCATGTTCCAAGTGGATCTACTGCAGCTCTAGTTGGAAAAAGTGGAAGCGGGAAGTCAACAGTAATCAGCCTGGTCGAGAGATTTTATGATCCTGAAGCTGGTGATGTTCTCATAGATGGTGTCAACCTAAAGAAGTTGCAGCTCAAATGGATAAGGGAGAAGATAGGACTCGTTGGCCAAGAACCCATCTTGTTCACAACAACTATAAAAGAGAATATAGCATATGGGAAGGAAAATCCAACCGAAGAAGAGATCAGGACGGCAATTGAGCTTGCTAATGCTGCAAAGTTCATTGATAGGCTACCCCAG GGGCTTGACACAATGGTAGGTGAGCGAGGAACACAACTGTCTGGTGGACAGAAGCAGAGGATAGCAATTGCAAGAGCCATCTTAAAGAACCCAAAGATCCTTCTTCTGGATGAAGCAACAAGTGCATTGGATGCTAAATCCGAACTGGTGGTTCAAGAGGCATTAGTAAGAATCATGTCAAACAGAACGACCATTGCTGTCGCCCATCGGTTGACAACTGTTAGAAATGCAGATATCATAGCTGTGGTTCATAAGGGAAAAGTTGTGGAGCAAG GTACTCACAGTGAGTTGATTACGGATTCAAATGGCGCATACTCTCAGCTTGTCCATATGCAAGAGGGTACCCATCAAGCTGAAGAAGGGTCATCTTTAGACCCATGTAATGTAGACCAGAACTCTATTGTTGAGGGGACCCTGAACAAATCTGGTAGCCACAGGTCACCTGCAAGATCCACAAGCAGAGATTCTTCAAATGGCAGCAGCAGGCACACCACCTCACCTTCATTTAGTGTCCCCCATTCTGTGACCTTGGCTGATACTGAAATAGAAAGGGATGATCACAGTAAACTAGGTGAGGATGAGAGGATACATGAAAAGGTCTCTATCAAACGACTAGCTTATATGAACAAGCCAGAGGTGCCAGTTATGCTGCTAGCATCCATTGCTGCAGCTATACATGGTTTGGCCTTCCCTATCTTTGGACTCCTGATGTCAACTGCCATTAAAATCTTTTACGAGCCCCCGAACGAACTTCGAAAAGATTCAAGGTTTTGGGCCCTAATGTTTGTGAGTCTGGGTTGCATTACCATGGTTGCAATACCAGCACAACACTACCTATTTGGAGTTGTAGGCGGTAAACTGATCCTACGCATCCGATCCATGTCATTTGAGAGGGTGGCTCACCAGGAAATCAGTTGGTTCGATATTCCTGCACATTCAAG TGGCGCAATTGGGGCAAGATTATCAGTAGATGCTTCAAATGTGCGGGGTCTTGTAGGTGACACATTAGCTTTAATAGTTCAGAATATAGCATCACTGGTGGCAGGGCTTGGGATAGCACTTTCAGCTAATTGGCTACTTGCAACCATTATTCTAGTTTTGTTTCCTATGTTGGGTTTGCAAGGGTATGCTCAGACAAAGGTTCTACGGGGTTTCAGTGGAGATGCCAAG GTCATGTATGAAGAAGCAAGTCAAGTTGCAAATGATGCTGTAGGTGGCATCCGAACTGTTGCATCCTTCTGTGCAGAAGAGAAGGTCATTGATCTCTATAGGAAGAAGTGTGAGGCCCCAATGAAGCAAGGAGTCCGGATAGGAATTGTAAGTGGTGCAGGATTTGGCTTCTCTTTCTTTGCTCTCTACTGCACAAATGCCCTCTGTTTCTACGTCGGAGCTCTTCTCATAGAACATGGGAAAGCAACATTTCAAGAAGTTTTCAAG GTTTTCTTTGCTTTCACCGTTGCAGCATATGGAATTTCACAGACTAGTGCAATGGCCCCAGATACTAACAAAGCTAAGGATTCAGCTGCATCTATTTTTGATATTCTTGACAGAAAACCCAAGATTGATTCAAGTACTGATGAAGGTAGAACTCTACCTAGCATCAGAGGTGACATTGAATTCAAACATGTCAGCTTCAAATACCCCACTCGTCCAGATGTGCAGATCTTCAGAGACTTCTGTTTAAGCATCCCATCTGGAAAG ACTGTTGCTCTTGTGGGAGAGAGTGGTAGCGGAAAATCAACAGTAATTTCATTACTGGAGAGGTTTTATGATCCTGATGCTGGCCAACTGTTGCTGGATGGGGTGGAAATTCAGAGGTTCAGGCTAAGCTGGCTGAGGCAACAAATGGGGTTGGTAAGCCAAGAACCTATATTATTCAATGAGACAATCCGAGACAACATTGCTTACGGAAAACATGGAGGTGCATCTGAAGATGAGATCATTGCTGCTGCAAAAGTGGCCAATGCACACAACTTCATATCAGGCTTGTCGCAAGGTTATGATACCTCCACTGGGGAGAGGGGAGTGCAGTTGTCTGGAGGGCAAAAACAACGGATAGCCATTGCAAGGGCGATATTGAAGGACCCAAGGATCCTTCTACTTGATGAGGCAACAAGCGCTCTGGATACAGAATCAGAGCGTATAGTTCAAGAGGCATTAGACAAGGTTACAGTGAACAGGACAACGGTGGTTGTTGCTCATCGCCTCTCGACAATCAAAGGCGCTGATATCATTGCAGTGGTAAAGAATGGTGTGATTGCTGAGAAGGGAACACATGAGACACTAATGAAGATAACTGATGGAGCCTATGCATCTCTTATAGCACTCCACATGAGATCTAAATGA